A single window of Paroedura picta isolate Pp20150507F chromosome 8, Ppicta_v3.0, whole genome shotgun sequence DNA harbors:
- the LOC143843532 gene encoding guanylate cyclase 2G-like isoform X3 — MFGFVGYTTKLDNSFLYDTYINLVSPLQRVGEVLCKTLQYFGWKYVGLFGSSSDVFTWAETEELWASVENQLKINFTITAKVRYNTKDQSLHEQNLNYISSVARIIVLICSSLDARSILLQAKELGMANGPYVFFILQQFEDNFLKEIWNNENNSSVLDAYEPVFLIALSSYREYNTFSSFVMDIHEKLKGNLSSHFLPSQNEVSSYAAYLHDAVLLYALSVKEMLKERKDFHDGRTLVNTLKGYNKTLKYAITGPVHIDESGERNMDYSVYDLQESGNSTHFIPVLNFDRDRKAISPTMEIDYISWSGGEIPEDRPLCGFHNEHCKTPVTKGIAFIVVVILLIITASGAFGVATFMKIHKGNLQKEINDMWWKINYEDIIIFNDNKGKFGLSQANTPEPTEKESFGSHLLRSSNNYSGLKDKQGKEVFYTTVGLYQVNRVQASQQNQCQSNPQGILVALKFVDNQTDAWIWKPSILREVQMMRELRHENLVIFYGICPQAPNSCIVTHYCKKGSIKDVLMHSDIELDWIFKISFAYDIVNGMLFIHNSALNSHGNLKPTNCLVDSRMQVKLSGFGLWEFKYGRKTRVITENTNYEDLYWTAPELLRMGEYPFQGTQKGDVYSFAVIMREIIYNHEDGPFEELEQTAEDIIKRIKDPNCPVPLRPPLSAEKCNERILALLRACWDECPVKRPTFFYMKRELREASPEGHFSILDNMVNKLEKYANHLEEVVEARTTQLVAEKKKTEKLLSAMLPGFIGEQLVAGKSVEPESFDSVTIFFSDIVGFTQLCSLSSPLQVVNLLNDLYSLFDNIIETFDVYKVETIGDAYMVASGLPIRNGTKHVEEIATMSLHFLSAMVSFKIGHMPNEKLKLRIGIHTGPVVAGVVGITRPRYCLFGDTVNTASRMESTSLPLQIHVSMITAKILQSIGGYNLQERGTIRIKGKGQQQTFWLKGKAGFKMPLPECHDNAEKFPRKNVEKGTTSTYY, encoded by the exons ATGTTTGGGTTTGTTGGCTACACCACCAAGCTGGACAACTCATTTCTTTATGATACTTATATCAATCTTGTCTCCCctctgcagagggtgggggaaGTACTATGTAAAACTCTCCAGTATTTTGGATGGAAATATGTGGGTCTCTTTGGAAGCTCAAGTGATGTTTTCACTTGGGCGGAGACAGAAGAACTGTGGGCATCTGTAGAAAACCAACTCAAAATCAATTTTACAATCACTGCTAAAGTGAGATACAATACAAAAGATCAAAGCCTCCATGAGCAAAATCTCAACTATATATCATCTGTTGCCAGAA TTATTGTTTTAATCTGCAGCTCTTTGGATGCAAGGTCCATTTTGTTACAGGCCAAAGAACTGGGTATGGCCAATGGACCATATGTATTCTTCATACTACAGCAATTTGAA GATAACTTTTTGAAAGAAATATGGAATAATGAGAACAACAGCAGTGTCCTGGATGCCTATGAGCCTGTATTTCTAATTGCCCTGAGTTCTTATAGAGAATACAACACTTTTTCTAGTTTTGTGATGGATATCCATGAAAAATTGAAGGGGAACCTATCTAGCCACTTTCTTCCTTCACAAAATGAG GTGAGTTCCTATGCTGCTTACTTGCATGATGCAGTCCTGCTTTATGCCTTATCTGTAAAGGAAAtgttaaaagagagaaaagattTCCATGATGGGAGAACACTTGTCAACACTTTGAAAGGCTACAATAAAACCCTCAAGTATG CCATTACTGGCCCAGTTCATATTGATGAATCGGGTGAAAGGAACATGGACTACTCCGTGTATGATCTCCAGGAATCCGGAAACTCAACACACTTTATCCCTGTTCTTAACTTTGACCGTGACAGAAAAGCAATCAG TCCAACCATGGAAATTGACTACATCAGCTGGTCAGGtggagaaatacctgaagacagACCACTGTGTGGGTTTCACAATGAACACTGTAAAACTCCAGTTACCA AAGGCATAGCCTTTATAGTGGTAGTGATTCTGCTGATAATAACAGCATCAGGAGCCTTTGGTGTGGCAACATTTATGAAGATCCATAAAGGGAATCTGCAAAAGGAAATCAATGATATGTGGTGGAAAATCAACTATGAGGATATCATCATTTTTAATGACAATAAG GGGAAATTTGGTTTGTCTCAAGCAAATACACCCGAACCCACAGAAAAGGAAAGCTTTGGCTCCCATTTGTTGAGATCTAGCAATAACTATTCTGGTTTGAAAGACAAGCAAGGGAAAGAAGTATTTTATACCACAGTAGGACTTTATCAG GTAAACAGGGTACAAGCTTCCCAACAGAATCAATGCCAGAGTAATCCCCAG GGAATCCTTGTTGCTCTTAAATTTGTTGATAATCAGACTGATGCATGGATATGGAAACCATCAATTCTTCGTGAAGTTCAGATG ATGAGAGAACTGAGACATGAGAATTTAGTGATCTTCTATGGGATATGCCCCCAAGCCCCAAACAGCTGCATTGTAACACACTACTGCAAGAAAGGAAGCATAAAG GATGTTTTGATGCATTCTGATATTGAATTGGATTGGATATTCAAAATCTCCTTTGCTTATGATATAGTCAAT GGTATGTTATTCATCCACAATAGCGCCCTGAATTCGCATGGCAACTTAAAACCTACCAACTGCTTAGTGGACAGTCGCATGCAGGTGAAACTAAGTGGATTTGGGCTATGGGAATTTAAGTATGGAAGGAAAACCAGGGTAATAACAGAAAATACCAACTATGAAG ATCTCTATTGGACAGCCCCTGAATTACTAAGGATGGGGGAATATCCATTCCAAGGGACCCAAAAGGGAGATGTTTACAGCTTTGCTGTTATTATGAGGGAaataatatacaatcatgaagatGGCCCATTTGAAGAACTGGAGCAGACTGCAGAAG ATATAATAAAGAGAATCAAGGATCCTAACTGTCCTGTTCCATTACGCCCTCCTCtttcagcagagaaatgtaatGAAAGGATCCTTGCTCTACTGAGGGCATGTTGGGATGAATGTCCAGTGAAGAGGCCAACATTTTTCTACATGAAGAGAGAGCTAAGAGAGGCCAGTCCAGAAGG CCATTTCAGCATCTTAGACAACATGGTGAATAAATTAGAAAAATATGCAAATCACCTGGAGGAAGTGGTTGAAGCAAGGACAACCCAACTGGTGGCGGAGAAAAAGAAGACAGAAAAACTTTTATCAGCCATGCTACCCGG TTTCATAGGAGAACAGCTTGTTGCTGGAAAATCAGTGGAACCTGAGAGCTTTGATTCAGTCACTATTTTTTTCTCAGACATTGTTGGTTTCACCCAGTTGTGTTCTCTCAGCTCTCCACTACAAGTTGTCAATCTTCTCAATGATTTATACAGTCTTTTTGACAACATCATTGAAACCTTTGATGTTTACAAG GTTGAAACCATTGGAGATGCCTATATGGTTGCTAGTGGCCTCCCCATCCGCAATGGAACGAAACACGTTGAAGAAATTGCTACGATGTCTTTGCACTTTCTCAGTGCAATGGTCTCCTTCAAGATTGGGCACATGCCCAATGAGAAACTGAAGCTACGTATAGGCATTCATACAG GGCCTGTTGTTGCAGGAGTAGTAGGGATCACACGGCCACGCTATTGCCTCTTTGGTGACACTGTGAATACTGCTTCAAGGATGGAAAGCACCAGCTTAC CTCTCCAAATCCATGTCTCTATGATCACAGCAAAAATTCTTCAGTCAATTGGGGGTTATAATTTGCAAGAAAGAGGGACCATAAGAATTAAG GGCAAAGGACAACAACAAACTTTTtggctgaaaggaaaagcaggatttaaaatGCCTCTGCCAGAATGCCACGACAATGCAGAAAAGTTCCCAAGAAAAAATGTGGAG AAAGGTACCACTTCTACATACTACTGA
- the LOC143843532 gene encoding guanylate cyclase 2G-like isoform X2, protein MVTGLLASQWNIPMFGFVGYTTKLDNSFLYDTYINLVSPLQRVGEVLCKTLQYFGWKYVGLFGSSSDVFTWAETEELWASVENQLKINFTITAKVRYNTKDQSLHEQNLNYISSVARIIVLICSSLDARSILLQAKELGMANGPYVFFILQQFEDNFLKEIWNNENNSSVLDAYEPVFLIALSSYREYNTFSSFVMDIHEKLKGNLSSHFLPSQNEVSSYAAYLHDAVLLYALSVKEMLKERKDFHDGRTLVNTLKGYNKTLKYAITGPVHIDESGERNMDYSVYDLQESGNSTHFIPVLNFDRDRKAISPTMEIDYISWSGGEIPEDRPLCGFHNEHCKTPVTKGIAFIVVVILLIITASGAFGVATFMKIHKGNLQKEINDMWWKINYEDIIIFNDNKGKFGLSQANTPEPTEKESFGSHLLRSSNNYSGLKDKQGKEVFYTTVGLYQVNRVQASQQNQCQSNPQGILVALKFVDNQTDAWIWKPSILREVQMMRELRHENLVIFYGICPQAPNSCIVTHYCKKGSIKDVLMHSDIELDWIFKISFAYDIVNGMLFIHNSALNSHGNLKPTNCLVDSRMQVKLSGFGLWEFKYGRKTRVITENTNYEDLYWTAPELLRMGEYPFQGTQKGDVYSFAVIMREIIYNHEDGPFEELEQTAEDIIKRIKDPNCPVPLRPPLSAEKCNERILALLRACWDECPVKRPTFFYMKRELREASPEGHFSILDNMVNKLEKYANHLEEVVEARTTQLVAEKKKTEKLLSAMLPGFIGEQLVAGKSVEPESFDSVTIFFSDIVGFTQLCSLSSPLQVVNLLNDLYSLFDNIIETFDVYKVETIGDAYMVASGLPIRNGTKHVEEIATMSLHFLSAMVSFKIGHMPNEKLKLRIGIHTGPVVAGVVGITRPRYCLFGDTVNTASRMESTSLPLQIHVSMITAKILQSIGGYNLQERGTIRIKGKGQQQTFWLKGKAGFKMPLPECHDNAEKFPRKNVEKGTTSTYY, encoded by the exons GTGACTGGATTGCTAGCTTCTCAGTGGAATATTCCCATGTTTGGGTTTGTTGGCTACACCACCAAGCTGGACAACTCATTTCTTTATGATACTTATATCAATCTTGTCTCCCctctgcagagggtgggggaaGTACTATGTAAAACTCTCCAGTATTTTGGATGGAAATATGTGGGTCTCTTTGGAAGCTCAAGTGATGTTTTCACTTGGGCGGAGACAGAAGAACTGTGGGCATCTGTAGAAAACCAACTCAAAATCAATTTTACAATCACTGCTAAAGTGAGATACAATACAAAAGATCAAAGCCTCCATGAGCAAAATCTCAACTATATATCATCTGTTGCCAGAA TTATTGTTTTAATCTGCAGCTCTTTGGATGCAAGGTCCATTTTGTTACAGGCCAAAGAACTGGGTATGGCCAATGGACCATATGTATTCTTCATACTACAGCAATTTGAA GATAACTTTTTGAAAGAAATATGGAATAATGAGAACAACAGCAGTGTCCTGGATGCCTATGAGCCTGTATTTCTAATTGCCCTGAGTTCTTATAGAGAATACAACACTTTTTCTAGTTTTGTGATGGATATCCATGAAAAATTGAAGGGGAACCTATCTAGCCACTTTCTTCCTTCACAAAATGAG GTGAGTTCCTATGCTGCTTACTTGCATGATGCAGTCCTGCTTTATGCCTTATCTGTAAAGGAAAtgttaaaagagagaaaagattTCCATGATGGGAGAACACTTGTCAACACTTTGAAAGGCTACAATAAAACCCTCAAGTATG CCATTACTGGCCCAGTTCATATTGATGAATCGGGTGAAAGGAACATGGACTACTCCGTGTATGATCTCCAGGAATCCGGAAACTCAACACACTTTATCCCTGTTCTTAACTTTGACCGTGACAGAAAAGCAATCAG TCCAACCATGGAAATTGACTACATCAGCTGGTCAGGtggagaaatacctgaagacagACCACTGTGTGGGTTTCACAATGAACACTGTAAAACTCCAGTTACCA AAGGCATAGCCTTTATAGTGGTAGTGATTCTGCTGATAATAACAGCATCAGGAGCCTTTGGTGTGGCAACATTTATGAAGATCCATAAAGGGAATCTGCAAAAGGAAATCAATGATATGTGGTGGAAAATCAACTATGAGGATATCATCATTTTTAATGACAATAAG GGGAAATTTGGTTTGTCTCAAGCAAATACACCCGAACCCACAGAAAAGGAAAGCTTTGGCTCCCATTTGTTGAGATCTAGCAATAACTATTCTGGTTTGAAAGACAAGCAAGGGAAAGAAGTATTTTATACCACAGTAGGACTTTATCAG GTAAACAGGGTACAAGCTTCCCAACAGAATCAATGCCAGAGTAATCCCCAG GGAATCCTTGTTGCTCTTAAATTTGTTGATAATCAGACTGATGCATGGATATGGAAACCATCAATTCTTCGTGAAGTTCAGATG ATGAGAGAACTGAGACATGAGAATTTAGTGATCTTCTATGGGATATGCCCCCAAGCCCCAAACAGCTGCATTGTAACACACTACTGCAAGAAAGGAAGCATAAAG GATGTTTTGATGCATTCTGATATTGAATTGGATTGGATATTCAAAATCTCCTTTGCTTATGATATAGTCAAT GGTATGTTATTCATCCACAATAGCGCCCTGAATTCGCATGGCAACTTAAAACCTACCAACTGCTTAGTGGACAGTCGCATGCAGGTGAAACTAAGTGGATTTGGGCTATGGGAATTTAAGTATGGAAGGAAAACCAGGGTAATAACAGAAAATACCAACTATGAAG ATCTCTATTGGACAGCCCCTGAATTACTAAGGATGGGGGAATATCCATTCCAAGGGACCCAAAAGGGAGATGTTTACAGCTTTGCTGTTATTATGAGGGAaataatatacaatcatgaagatGGCCCATTTGAAGAACTGGAGCAGACTGCAGAAG ATATAATAAAGAGAATCAAGGATCCTAACTGTCCTGTTCCATTACGCCCTCCTCtttcagcagagaaatgtaatGAAAGGATCCTTGCTCTACTGAGGGCATGTTGGGATGAATGTCCAGTGAAGAGGCCAACATTTTTCTACATGAAGAGAGAGCTAAGAGAGGCCAGTCCAGAAGG CCATTTCAGCATCTTAGACAACATGGTGAATAAATTAGAAAAATATGCAAATCACCTGGAGGAAGTGGTTGAAGCAAGGACAACCCAACTGGTGGCGGAGAAAAAGAAGACAGAAAAACTTTTATCAGCCATGCTACCCGG TTTCATAGGAGAACAGCTTGTTGCTGGAAAATCAGTGGAACCTGAGAGCTTTGATTCAGTCACTATTTTTTTCTCAGACATTGTTGGTTTCACCCAGTTGTGTTCTCTCAGCTCTCCACTACAAGTTGTCAATCTTCTCAATGATTTATACAGTCTTTTTGACAACATCATTGAAACCTTTGATGTTTACAAG GTTGAAACCATTGGAGATGCCTATATGGTTGCTAGTGGCCTCCCCATCCGCAATGGAACGAAACACGTTGAAGAAATTGCTACGATGTCTTTGCACTTTCTCAGTGCAATGGTCTCCTTCAAGATTGGGCACATGCCCAATGAGAAACTGAAGCTACGTATAGGCATTCATACAG GGCCTGTTGTTGCAGGAGTAGTAGGGATCACACGGCCACGCTATTGCCTCTTTGGTGACACTGTGAATACTGCTTCAAGGATGGAAAGCACCAGCTTAC CTCTCCAAATCCATGTCTCTATGATCACAGCAAAAATTCTTCAGTCAATTGGGGGTTATAATTTGCAAGAAAGAGGGACCATAAGAATTAAG GGCAAAGGACAACAACAAACTTTTtggctgaaaggaaaagcaggatttaaaatGCCTCTGCCAGAATGCCACGACAATGCAGAAAAGTTCCCAAGAAAAAATGTGGAG AAAGGTACCACTTCTACATACTACTGA
- the LOC143843532 gene encoding guanylate cyclase 2G-like isoform X1 has product MHQSSPRHRNRTKVTGLLASQWNIPMFGFVGYTTKLDNSFLYDTYINLVSPLQRVGEVLCKTLQYFGWKYVGLFGSSSDVFTWAETEELWASVENQLKINFTITAKVRYNTKDQSLHEQNLNYISSVARIIVLICSSLDARSILLQAKELGMANGPYVFFILQQFEDNFLKEIWNNENNSSVLDAYEPVFLIALSSYREYNTFSSFVMDIHEKLKGNLSSHFLPSQNEVSSYAAYLHDAVLLYALSVKEMLKERKDFHDGRTLVNTLKGYNKTLKYAITGPVHIDESGERNMDYSVYDLQESGNSTHFIPVLNFDRDRKAISPTMEIDYISWSGGEIPEDRPLCGFHNEHCKTPVTKGIAFIVVVILLIITASGAFGVATFMKIHKGNLQKEINDMWWKINYEDIIIFNDNKGKFGLSQANTPEPTEKESFGSHLLRSSNNYSGLKDKQGKEVFYTTVGLYQVNRVQASQQNQCQSNPQGILVALKFVDNQTDAWIWKPSILREVQMMRELRHENLVIFYGICPQAPNSCIVTHYCKKGSIKDVLMHSDIELDWIFKISFAYDIVNGMLFIHNSALNSHGNLKPTNCLVDSRMQVKLSGFGLWEFKYGRKTRVITENTNYEDLYWTAPELLRMGEYPFQGTQKGDVYSFAVIMREIIYNHEDGPFEELEQTAEDIIKRIKDPNCPVPLRPPLSAEKCNERILALLRACWDECPVKRPTFFYMKRELREASPEGHFSILDNMVNKLEKYANHLEEVVEARTTQLVAEKKKTEKLLSAMLPGFIGEQLVAGKSVEPESFDSVTIFFSDIVGFTQLCSLSSPLQVVNLLNDLYSLFDNIIETFDVYKVETIGDAYMVASGLPIRNGTKHVEEIATMSLHFLSAMVSFKIGHMPNEKLKLRIGIHTGPVVAGVVGITRPRYCLFGDTVNTASRMESTSLPLQIHVSMITAKILQSIGGYNLQERGTIRIKGKGQQQTFWLKGKAGFKMPLPECHDNAEKFPRKNVEKGTTSTYY; this is encoded by the exons GTGACTGGATTGCTAGCTTCTCAGTGGAATATTCCCATGTTTGGGTTTGTTGGCTACACCACCAAGCTGGACAACTCATTTCTTTATGATACTTATATCAATCTTGTCTCCCctctgcagagggtgggggaaGTACTATGTAAAACTCTCCAGTATTTTGGATGGAAATATGTGGGTCTCTTTGGAAGCTCAAGTGATGTTTTCACTTGGGCGGAGACAGAAGAACTGTGGGCATCTGTAGAAAACCAACTCAAAATCAATTTTACAATCACTGCTAAAGTGAGATACAATACAAAAGATCAAAGCCTCCATGAGCAAAATCTCAACTATATATCATCTGTTGCCAGAA TTATTGTTTTAATCTGCAGCTCTTTGGATGCAAGGTCCATTTTGTTACAGGCCAAAGAACTGGGTATGGCCAATGGACCATATGTATTCTTCATACTACAGCAATTTGAA GATAACTTTTTGAAAGAAATATGGAATAATGAGAACAACAGCAGTGTCCTGGATGCCTATGAGCCTGTATTTCTAATTGCCCTGAGTTCTTATAGAGAATACAACACTTTTTCTAGTTTTGTGATGGATATCCATGAAAAATTGAAGGGGAACCTATCTAGCCACTTTCTTCCTTCACAAAATGAG GTGAGTTCCTATGCTGCTTACTTGCATGATGCAGTCCTGCTTTATGCCTTATCTGTAAAGGAAAtgttaaaagagagaaaagattTCCATGATGGGAGAACACTTGTCAACACTTTGAAAGGCTACAATAAAACCCTCAAGTATG CCATTACTGGCCCAGTTCATATTGATGAATCGGGTGAAAGGAACATGGACTACTCCGTGTATGATCTCCAGGAATCCGGAAACTCAACACACTTTATCCCTGTTCTTAACTTTGACCGTGACAGAAAAGCAATCAG TCCAACCATGGAAATTGACTACATCAGCTGGTCAGGtggagaaatacctgaagacagACCACTGTGTGGGTTTCACAATGAACACTGTAAAACTCCAGTTACCA AAGGCATAGCCTTTATAGTGGTAGTGATTCTGCTGATAATAACAGCATCAGGAGCCTTTGGTGTGGCAACATTTATGAAGATCCATAAAGGGAATCTGCAAAAGGAAATCAATGATATGTGGTGGAAAATCAACTATGAGGATATCATCATTTTTAATGACAATAAG GGGAAATTTGGTTTGTCTCAAGCAAATACACCCGAACCCACAGAAAAGGAAAGCTTTGGCTCCCATTTGTTGAGATCTAGCAATAACTATTCTGGTTTGAAAGACAAGCAAGGGAAAGAAGTATTTTATACCACAGTAGGACTTTATCAG GTAAACAGGGTACAAGCTTCCCAACAGAATCAATGCCAGAGTAATCCCCAG GGAATCCTTGTTGCTCTTAAATTTGTTGATAATCAGACTGATGCATGGATATGGAAACCATCAATTCTTCGTGAAGTTCAGATG ATGAGAGAACTGAGACATGAGAATTTAGTGATCTTCTATGGGATATGCCCCCAAGCCCCAAACAGCTGCATTGTAACACACTACTGCAAGAAAGGAAGCATAAAG GATGTTTTGATGCATTCTGATATTGAATTGGATTGGATATTCAAAATCTCCTTTGCTTATGATATAGTCAAT GGTATGTTATTCATCCACAATAGCGCCCTGAATTCGCATGGCAACTTAAAACCTACCAACTGCTTAGTGGACAGTCGCATGCAGGTGAAACTAAGTGGATTTGGGCTATGGGAATTTAAGTATGGAAGGAAAACCAGGGTAATAACAGAAAATACCAACTATGAAG ATCTCTATTGGACAGCCCCTGAATTACTAAGGATGGGGGAATATCCATTCCAAGGGACCCAAAAGGGAGATGTTTACAGCTTTGCTGTTATTATGAGGGAaataatatacaatcatgaagatGGCCCATTTGAAGAACTGGAGCAGACTGCAGAAG ATATAATAAAGAGAATCAAGGATCCTAACTGTCCTGTTCCATTACGCCCTCCTCtttcagcagagaaatgtaatGAAAGGATCCTTGCTCTACTGAGGGCATGTTGGGATGAATGTCCAGTGAAGAGGCCAACATTTTTCTACATGAAGAGAGAGCTAAGAGAGGCCAGTCCAGAAGG CCATTTCAGCATCTTAGACAACATGGTGAATAAATTAGAAAAATATGCAAATCACCTGGAGGAAGTGGTTGAAGCAAGGACAACCCAACTGGTGGCGGAGAAAAAGAAGACAGAAAAACTTTTATCAGCCATGCTACCCGG TTTCATAGGAGAACAGCTTGTTGCTGGAAAATCAGTGGAACCTGAGAGCTTTGATTCAGTCACTATTTTTTTCTCAGACATTGTTGGTTTCACCCAGTTGTGTTCTCTCAGCTCTCCACTACAAGTTGTCAATCTTCTCAATGATTTATACAGTCTTTTTGACAACATCATTGAAACCTTTGATGTTTACAAG GTTGAAACCATTGGAGATGCCTATATGGTTGCTAGTGGCCTCCCCATCCGCAATGGAACGAAACACGTTGAAGAAATTGCTACGATGTCTTTGCACTTTCTCAGTGCAATGGTCTCCTTCAAGATTGGGCACATGCCCAATGAGAAACTGAAGCTACGTATAGGCATTCATACAG GGCCTGTTGTTGCAGGAGTAGTAGGGATCACACGGCCACGCTATTGCCTCTTTGGTGACACTGTGAATACTGCTTCAAGGATGGAAAGCACCAGCTTAC CTCTCCAAATCCATGTCTCTATGATCACAGCAAAAATTCTTCAGTCAATTGGGGGTTATAATTTGCAAGAAAGAGGGACCATAAGAATTAAG GGCAAAGGACAACAACAAACTTTTtggctgaaaggaaaagcaggatttaaaatGCCTCTGCCAGAATGCCACGACAATGCAGAAAAGTTCCCAAGAAAAAATGTGGAG AAAGGTACCACTTCTACATACTACTGA